The region gagtgtcattttcttttgaAGAGCCTTCCCATAAATAACCTCTCAGCATCATCCTGTTTGGGATGGTGGGCAGTCCTAATTCGGTTGTGGACGTGTACTTGGTGGCCTAGCCAAGTAAATGGATGTGCAGAGCTCTTAAGGTTATGGACTACTGGGTGATGTGTTATATGGTTGGAGTAGTTTTGGATAGAATATAGTATTATGTTATAATTAGGTATAATTAATTTTCTATAATTATATTGTATCATAATTAGATAGTTGATCAAATGTTACATATTGATGTATATATATTTTATTCAGATCAATGAAAAGGACACGATTTCCATTATCTTACATGGTATCAATCCTAACTGATCTCTCTCTCTAAAAAAAGCAAACGCAGAAACGCGTTTCTTCTTCTCCCTCATTCAGTCCGCCGCCGCATGCTTCTTCTCCCTCCTTGAAGTCTGCCGCCGCAACAGGACTACCGTACTCTGTACCGCTGCTGCCGAACACGAGAACCACCATATTCTCTCGCCTTCCGTCTCTGTTCGCGCCGCCGCCATCGCACCTGCAGCCATGTCTGAATCAGACCATTCAGAACACAGTGACGCCGATACCCACAAATCTGCCACCGATACCCACAAATCCGTCGATACTGGTGATTCCGGTCAGCCCAAGAACATCACGTTTCGAGGTTCTAAATTGGAGTTTCATCCCGCACTTGCCGTCTCCAATATTAGGAACCACATTCCTATTATTCTCGAGATGGAAAAAGATCAATATGGTACCTGGGGCGAGCTTTTCCGCATCCATGCTCGCTCAAATCGAGTCCTGCATCACATCGTTCCATCTATCGGAAAAGAGCCACCAGCCATTACCGACGCCAACCATGAACAATGGTCCATTCTTGATGCCACCGTTCTTCAGTGGATTTATTCAACTATTTCTACCGATTTACTGACCACTATTCAAGAACCCAACTCCACTGCAATGGAAGCATGGAATCACTTGGAAGATATTTTTCAAGACAACCAAAATGCTCGAGCTGTCACTCTTGAGCAAGAGTTTTCTAACACTCGTATGGAGGATTTTCCCAATGTCTCAGCTTACTATCAGCGTCTTAAGATGCTTTCTAATCAGTTGAGAAATGTCGGCTCCCCTATCAACAATCATTGTCTGGTCCTTCAACTGATCTCTGGTCTCCCAGAAGCTTACCGAAGTGTTTCTACTTTGATTCGCTAGAGCAACCCTCGTCCGACATTCTATCAGGCTCGTTCCATGCTCACTTTGGAAAAAGCCAATATGGCTAAGATGGCAAACACAGGCTCTCATGCTGCTATGAACACCACTCAGCCGAAACCTATTGAAGACACCTCTCAGCGTGACAACCGCCACCCCGACAACCGTTCTCGCTCCCGTGCCAACCAGGGTCGCAGAGGGGGATGTGGTAACCGCAGTGCACCTCACTCTAGAGCTCCTAACGCTCCCTCACCTTGGTCCGCTCCTCCTTGGCAACAACAACAGCAGTACCCAACCTGGCAACCATGGGGTTCGATTCCATCACCATTGACTATGTCACCGTGTCCGTATCCCACCTCTCGGTGGACACGTCCTGCCGGTCCTCCTAAGCAGTCAGGCATTCTAGGACAGTGTCCTCAGGTTTATGAAACCTCTACCTCATCTCAGATACCGACAGACATTGAGACCGCAATGGACACCATGTCACTCCACACTTCTGACAATCAGTGGTACATGGACACGGGCGCAACATCTCACACAGTCGCATCACAAGGTAATCTCTCGTCTTATTTTTCAGTAAGTAATTCAAATCAGAAAGTCATTGTAGGCAGTGACCATGGAATTCCAATTCACGACACCAGACACACACAAATAACCACATCTCACCAACCCCTTCACCTTAACCATGTTCTGCATACCccaaaaattattaaaaatttaatttctgTGAGATGACTCACCACTAATAACAATGTTTCTGTTTCCTTTAATCCTTTTGGTTTTACTGTCTCTGATTTTCAGATGGGGATCACCCTTCTCAGATGTGACAGTCATGGAGATCTTTATCCAGTTACCACTCTTCCCAGTTTTGCCGGTCTCACATCCAATCTTTGGCATAGTCGTTTTGGTCATCCTAGCGTGTCTGTTTTGGATTCCCTTCGCAGAAATAAGTTCATATGTTGTGAACCTTTTAATTCTTCTGTCGTTTATGACTATTGTGTTTTAGGCAAACAGGTTGAATTGTCATTTTTTATTCTCAAACTACGACTTTGGTGCCTTTTGACATTTTACATAGTGATTTATGGACGTCTCCAATTTTAAGTTATGCTGGTCATAAATATTATGTCTTATTCTTATATGGTTTTACAAACTTCTTGTGGACTTTTCCTATTAGCAGAAAATCTCATGTGTTTGAAACGTTCAAGTCACTTACTCAACTCATTCAAACTCAATATTTGCAAAAAGTCAAAACATTTCAATGTGACAATGGCGGTGAATACAATAATGagctttttcaaaaatattgcACTGATCATGGTCTAGTTTTTCGTTTCTCTTGTCCCCACACATCCTCACAAAATGGGAAAGCGGAATGCAAAATAAGAACCATTAATAATATGATACGCACTATGCTAGCTTATTCTTCTGTTCCCCCCTCGTTTTGGCATCATGCTCTCCACATGGCAACTTACCTGTTAAATATTATTCCCTGTAAAACACTTCATAATCAGTCACCAACACAACTCATGTATCATCGTGATCCCACCTACACACATCTCAGAGTCTTTGGTTGTCTATGATATCCATTATTCCCGTCATCTACCATTCATAAGTTACAACCCCACTCTACTCTATGTGTCTTCTTGGATTATCCGCCGAATCATAGAGGTTATAAGTGTTTTGATTTGTCTAATAGAAAATTAATAATTTCGAGGCATATTATTTTTGATGAAACTCAATTTCCCTTCACCAAGATACACTCCCCTTCATCTCACTCTTATCAATTCCTAGATGATGACATTCACCCCTACCTTATACATCAGTGGTAAAATCAAATTTCACCACCTGTTGCACATAACCAACTAGCACTCACAATCCCAATTGACCAACCACTACCCTCAATAAACCAACAATCATTATCTCCTGTGGTGATGGCAGGTCATAGGTTGCAGGTGTAGATTGTGATGAGACTTTTAGCCCTGTGGTAAAACTCGCTACCATTCGAATAGTGCTTACCATTGCTCTCTCCAAATCCTGGCCCATTCACCAACTGGATGTCCAGAATGCCTTTTTACATGGTGATTTTCATGAGACTGTTTACATGCATCAGCCATTGGGTTTCCGCGACCTCCATAATCCAGATTATGTATGTCAGTTGAAGAAGTCATTGTATGGTCTCAAGCAAGCGCCTAAGGCATGGTACCAACGTTTGCTGACTATGTCACCACCATTGGCTTTCGCTATAGCACATCAGACCACTCCCTCTTCATATATCGACAAGGTTTAGACATAGCCTGCATTCTGTTGTATGTAGATGACATCATCCTCATCACATCCACTCAGGTCCTCCGCCAATCAATTATGTCACTCTTAGCATCTGAGTTTGCAATGAAGGATTTGGACCCTCTGAGTTACTTTCTGGGTATTGCAGTATCTCGTCATCCTGATGGCATATTTCTTAGTCAAAGCACTTAGGCATCAGAGATCATTGAACGTGCTGACATGGCGTCCTGTAAACCATCAGCCACTCCTGTTGACACCAAGCAGAAACTCAACACCTCCTCCGACACTTCTTATGAGGATCCCTCCTTGTATCGGAATATTGCAGGGGCCCTACAGTATCTCACCTTCACTCGACCTGATATATCATATGTTGTTCAACAAGTTTGTCTTCACATGCACGCCCCTCGCACGAAACACATGCTTGCTCTTAAGCGCATTTTGCACTATGTTCAGGGCACCTTACATTTTGGACTACACTTATCCCCATCTCCCATTACAAAGCTTATCTCCTACACTGATGCTGATTGGGGTGGATGTCCTGACACCAGACGTTCTACATCTGGGTACTGTGTTTTTCTAGGTGACATCCTTATTTCTTGGTCTTCCAAAAGGCAGCCAACTCTCTCCCGTTCCAGTGTTGAAGCCGAATATAGGGGGTTGCCAATGTTGTCTCCTGGAACTCCATTTTCCTATTCCTCATGCCACTTTGGTGTATTGTGACAATGTTAGTGCCATCCATCTATCTGGTAATCATGTGCAACATCAGCgcactaagcatattgagatAGACATTCATTTTGTTCGGGAAAAGGTAGCTCGTGGTCAGGCTTGCGTCCTTCATGTTCCCTCAAGACATCAGATCGCAGACATCTTCACCAAAGGACTTCCTCGCATTCTCTTTGATGATTTTAGGATCAGTCTAAGCGTCCGTGAACCTCCCGCTTCGACTGCGGGGGTGTGATAAAATAgaatattttgttataattagtCATAATTAGTTTCCTATAATTATGTTGTATCATAATTAGATAGTTGACCAAATATTACAcattgatatatatatatatatatatatatatatatatatatatatatatatatatattctattcaGATCAATAAGAAGAACACGATTTTCATTATCTTATAAATTTAAACTACTTATATAATGTTATTTTTCTGTAGGGTTAACTTTTCTAGAATTGAACTAGATATATATCGGCGTTGTTATTTAAACTTTTGTAAGTTGCTTAATGAAATAATGCTTTTGTAAGTTGCTTAATgaaataatgaaaaaaaaagtgTTGTTTAGTATTAGAAAACATTATAACCATCACAATTGGTGGCTcaaatataaaaaattataaattgATAGAACCAAATATAGATTGTTCATTAAAATCATCATAGAAGTTGAATCATATTCGGATTAAAAAATCATATTAAACATGTTTGTTCATTCTGGTACATGTTTTTCAGTACCTGTATAAAATCATAGTAAAGAACCTGGTATATAAAAATACATTTTTTCTATGCACATATTTTATATGCCACTGCTTCATGTATCTGCTATATGCAAAACCGTGGGTAACGTTAATAAGAGATTTTTTTTCTCCATTAGGATTAAAAAATCCTGAGTGTGTTATATGGGTTTTGTTCATTCGAATTGTAGAATCCGAAAATTATCAACTTAAGAGAAAAGTGAGAAGAGGAAAGTTTCGTGTGTTATAGAGATGTTTGGATTCTAGAATCTGGAGAGTGTTTTTAAGTGTCTGAATTCTGGATTCCTGAAAGCATTTCTGGCCATTTCAAGGAGTTTCTGAGAAGTTTAAGGTATGAAAAAAGAAAAACTCATTTTTCTTCTTTATGATTACATGTTAAACCCCAAAGTTTCTGTTTCTACAATCCTACATGTGTAATTTCTTATTGCCTGTTTGTTCTGGCGGTGTTCAATATCTAGCTTTTTACAATCACAATGTAAGTGACTTTGAAATGCAAGATATATAATTTGGACACAACCAAACAATGCATACCTTCTAAAACACCATTGCGAGTGAAAGAATACCAAGGTTACCCAAAATACATCCAAACCAAGAATATGATGTTTCAGCTCATTCAAGATATATCATCCTAATCCTGCAACCAAATAATAAGGATAAATCGCGAAAAGGAAAGAAATCCGGATACAGAAACCGTATTTTGAAAACATGGTACTCACTGCATCTTTTGGTATTATTATACTGTGAAAGAGTGCTCAAATATCTACAAAGCACAAGGCCAGAAGCACAGAAACAAAGAAAGAATATCTATTCACAGAATAAATAGAATATGTTGCAGTGTATGCCAAAAAAATAAATCCAAAAGGAAGAGTAAGGATATGCAATGGGGAGCCAATCGACTTCATGCAATAATATGTCCCCTTCACAAACAATCTCAGGAACAAAATCCGACACAATAAGGATATTCTGAAATCTATAATGTCAAAATATAAGACATCGACACCGTTATATATAGAAATTATTTAAgcattatttatttattaataatttaaaaaattagaaaatattataatcaaaattaatattttaattatttgttaatAACATTATTTAAATACAGATTTTAACAATTTTAAATTTGTGTTAGATTTGACCAAAATAAGTACAAAGGAGTgttaaataaaaaaataatattttttttcaaacATTCGTTTGAATTGTAtgataaacaaaaaaatatttatttttcttgttacaaattataagaaaaaaaacatcaactttatttcatttaatcattttattCTAAAAAGTTCATCTTTTTCAAGATAAAATTAAATGTAAAGTGTATTTAATTTGatttctctctcattttttcgataaacaacaaccaatcaaaattatttttacaTCTTCCAAAAAAATATATTTCAAAAAAGATATCAAATTTTAAATTTTCTTAATAAGCATGAAATATTGAATTTTTGCTTATAAATAGGTACGGAGTAGTATGTGTTATGAGGGTCTTACGGATGTCAACCATTTATTTAAAGAGTGtcgaaaaaaaatattttttaatgaACATTTGTCTGATTTTTTTCGATATTTCTTTGACTTTTTTTCAACACGTGTACAAGTGTCGAACACCGACGCAGGGTCACCAGCAAGACACCTAATTCTAAAAGTGTCCGTGCTTTATAGATTAAGCTTAAACTTGTAAACCTGTTATGTGTACATAAATTTAATATACCTGGAAGCAGATTATACCCAAATTGAAACCAATAATAAGGATTGCATTTCTAAACTCAACCTGATAACAGGTTTGGTTTTGTCAAACTAGTTTCCAATCCGGATTTAAAACCAGGATTCTTGTTTGATATTTTGTAAGAAAACATTGGATCAAAAGTTTATCACCAGTAACGTTCAGATACACCATCAGCTTGCCATCAATAAGCAAGAACATTTCAGTTTGCAACCAATCTAACCAATTGACTCTTGTTCTTCAATCTAATATTGCCACTACTAGAATAATAAATGATATTGGTCAACTGAGCAGTACAATCACAACATCTTGGTCCCAAATTCCTTGTTACACCTGTATTTTGTTCAAAACCCAATTTTCAATCAAGCTTTAAAACCTGCTTCAAAACCGGTTATGGTTTGGTTCAAACTCGGTTTTAAACTAAAAGTAAACCAGTTTTGGGGGAATATCTGGCTCAATTTTGAAATCAAGTCCTTATTGGTTGAAATTTCGTTATGGCTTGGTTTTATAAATATCCAAACCATGCACAGTCCTAGGTTACTAGCTTTACTGTTGGAAGAAGGAGGCAGCTGTGGAATGGTGAAAGAAATTTGATAGTTTAAGGAATTGAATAAAAAATGGATATGAAAAAGGATAATGTGGATATCCAACCCGTTAACAAAACCAAATAACCAATATAGAGTTTAAAAGGTAAAACACATAGgttaaaaatcaattttaataACCAGGTCTTAAATATGGTTTGGATTTGGTTTACTTCACTTCACTAATAAAAACCTGATAGGTTGAATAGGCCTAAAAGCAATGCTTATGCACTACATTCTGGCAGATCGAGCAATTGATTACTATCAGGTAACAACACTTTAGAATTAATCAATTAACAAGAGATTATCCAAATAGAGAAACGATCCAACTTTTCAAAGTTAACTTACCTGATATCTCAAGAAGTTTCAAGCACATGTTTGAGAATCTCCTTCACCATTTTTATGATATCTTCTTCCTTACAAGAGGTTGCGAAATTTACTGACAACAAAATCTCTTTGATGGTTACTCAGTATGCAAAATTAGTTCATATGGTTGTATGAATAGGTTTATAGAAAACTAAAACCTAAAAACATAATATTTGAACCTAGATTCAGTTTCTTACCCCATGCAACAACTGGGAACTCCCATTTCTGTTTAGGGACTGTCATTAAGTATGATACAACCTGCAAAAGTAAATCACATTTTTCCAAAATCAAAAGCTTATATGACATTATTTTGAATATGAAAATAGCTAAGGAAAAGGAATATACAGATTACCAAGATTGACGCAGCAAGGGAGTGAGGAGACCTATAAAGAAATGATGTCTCTTCCTTTTCATAAAGAAGATCCATAATTTCCATGCAAGCTTCAAAGCTAATCAACTCACCAACTTTTGCTACTCCCCTTAGCCCAACCATTCAAAAGCACGAATCATCATCGGTGTTAGACACAATATAAAAACCATTCTTCATCTTAAGAATAGCATACTCACTTGATTTGAATCCAAAGCTCTTGAAGGAACGAAAAGGCTATATTTGATGTGCCAATCTCAAAGCTCAACACCTGAGGAAATCCAAAACAATGTCAAAATCAGATGATATACCTCAGCTGAGTCCACACTTCAATTTATACCTGCATGAAGAGCACCTCCTGCAGATCAAGTACTTCAAATTTGAGAGAAATACAAAACAAAAAGCTTCATGGTATATCAAAACGGAAAACAAAATACAATCCTATATACCATGCAAATATTATGCATTTTATAATTCACAAGAATCTCTATTTgctgaaataaaaacaaaattaacCCAATAGACTTGTTTTCTTACTGCTTCCATGAAATTACGGTTTGTGAAGTGTTGTTCCTTGATTGATTCATCCGCCAAAGACTTCAAACTTGCAACAGAGAGCGGTCGAGAATCATGTATCTAGAAACAAATATCAACAACACAATTACAGTCTCAAATCACAGTGAATTATATAACAAACAGGTGTGAAATCTGAAAAGTAAAAATTGAAACTCCCACTTTGCTTGAAATCCATAGAGAAATAAGCACAAACAGCTGCAAGGTGCTTTCGGTGACAGGTTTCAACAGCCAGTTCAACGAATTCGCGCGTTCTATAAAACTAAGTATCGAAAAATAAGACAATTAATCAGTAACAAAACCTCAACAATGCAACATTCATAGGGAGAGAGAGATTACGCTGGTAATGAGAAAATGAAGCGATCGGCGAAGAAGGAGAATGCTGAGTATTTAACAATGGGGGAAACTTTGAGATGCTATAGTTGGAAGAAAGAGGATTATGAGAAAGTGAAAAGAGTAAGAAGAGAAATGAGATAATGGAAGAATGGTTAGTAGTTACTTGTGATGATTTGATGAGAAACTCAACGGTTTTGAGGCGCTGAGACGAAGATGCCATTGCTTGGACTCTACGTTATGGAGTCACTGAATTTGATCTTTTATGTTTGGTTCTATATAATTGAGTATTTTTTTTTAAGTATTTTCTCTCTGAAACTAAAAAATCATTATTTGATTTTtacattaaaatttaaatttatctGTTGTATAAATGTATCTAtacatttattttattttattcaatttgttttttttattaaattaatttattcaaaatttatttttagGAAGTTTTTTATAAATAATTATCATTGGAAAAACTCAATTTTTGTGAGTGGTGTTGATAGCAAAAGTGTCTAAGACAAGCCTTATCACTCACTAAGTGTTTAAACAAGCATTATCTTCTTTAGTTCTCTTGTTTGGGTTTCCCTATTAGAATTTTTAGATCACAATTGTAATATTATACGTGTTAGGGttattatataattaattaaagTTGTGGTGGtctaattaatattaaatttGTGGTTAAAAGCATAAATATCATAAAATATAAGATTAACGTTTAGATACCATAAGTCAATATCTAATTTGATGAGAGGGCAAATTAAAATATTGAAAACTAA is a window of Lathyrus oleraceus cultivar Zhongwan6 chromosome 6, CAAS_Psat_ZW6_1.0, whole genome shotgun sequence DNA encoding:
- the LOC127095064 gene encoding uncharacterized protein LOC127095064; its protein translation is MSESDHSEHSDADTHKSATDTHKSVDTGDSGQPKNITFRGSKLEFHPALAVSNIRNHIPIILEMEKDQYGTWGELFRIHARSNRVLHHIVPSIGKEPPAITDANHEQWSILDATVLQWIYSTISTDLLTTIQEPNSTAMEAWNHLEDIFQDNQNARAVTLEQEFSNTRMEDFPNVSAYYQRLKMLSNQLRNVGSPINNHCLVLQLISGLPEAYRSVSTLIR
- the LOC127095065 gene encoding uncharacterized mitochondrial protein AtMg00810-like; this translates as MASCKPSATPVDTKQKLNTSSDTSYEDPSLYRNIAGALQYLTFTRPDISYVVQQVCLHMHAPRTKHMLALKRILHYVQGTLHFGLHLSPSPITKLISYTDADWGGCPDTRRSTSGYCVFLGDILISWSSKRQPTLSRSSVEAEYRGLPMLSPGTPFSYSSCHFGVL
- the LOC127092844 gene encoding cyclin-J18 isoform X2 codes for the protein MASSSQRLKTVEFLIKSSQHLKVSPIVKYSAFSFFADRFIFSLPAFIERANSLNWLLKPVTESTLQLFVLISLWISSKIHDSRPLSVASLKSLADESIKEQHFTNRNFMEAVLSFEIGTSNIAFSFLQELWIQIKGVAKVGELISFEACMEIMDLLYEKEETSFLYRSPHSLAASILVVSYLMTVPKQKWEFPVVAWVNFATSCKEEDIIKMVKEILKHVLETS
- the LOC127092844 gene encoding cyclin-J18 isoform X1 is translated as MASSSQRLKTVEFLIKSSQHLKVSPIVKYSAFSFFADRFIFSLPAFIERANSLNWLLKPVTESTLQLFVLISLWISSKIHDSRPLSVASLKSLADESIKEQHFTNRNFMEAEVLFMQVLSFEIGTSNIAFSFLQELWIQIKGVAKVGELISFEACMEIMDLLYEKEETSFLYRSPHSLAASILVVSYLMTVPKQKWEFPVVAWVNFATSCKEEDIIKMVKEILKHVLETS